In the Mycolicibacter sp. MU0102 genome, one interval contains:
- a CDS encoding SDR family NAD(P)-dependent oxidoreductase produces MSVLDKFRMDGKVAVVTGASSGLGVYFARAFAEAGADVVLAARRVEKLAEAAELVTAAGRAALPVATDVADPAAATAMVEAAMERFGRVDVLINNAGVGTAHPATRETPEQFREVIDINLNGAYWAAQACGRVMQPGSSIVNISSVLGLTTAGLPQAAYAASKAGLIGLTRDLAQQWGSRKGIRVNAIAPGFFASEMTEQYRPGYLESVAHRIVLGQMGDPEDLAASVLWLASDAGGYVTGQTIAVDGGFTIN; encoded by the coding sequence GTGAGCGTACTGGACAAGTTCCGCATGGACGGCAAGGTCGCGGTGGTGACCGGGGCGTCCTCGGGCCTCGGCGTGTATTTCGCCCGGGCCTTCGCCGAGGCCGGCGCGGACGTCGTGCTGGCAGCGCGGCGGGTGGAGAAGCTCGCGGAGGCGGCCGAACTCGTCACCGCCGCCGGACGCGCAGCCCTGCCGGTGGCGACCGATGTCGCCGACCCGGCTGCGGCCACCGCCATGGTGGAGGCCGCGATGGAGCGGTTCGGCCGGGTCGATGTGTTGATCAACAACGCGGGCGTCGGCACGGCGCACCCGGCCACCCGGGAGACTCCCGAGCAGTTCCGGGAGGTCATCGACATCAACCTCAACGGGGCCTACTGGGCGGCGCAGGCCTGTGGACGGGTGATGCAGCCGGGTTCGTCGATCGTCAACATCTCCAGCGTCTTGGGTCTGACCACTGCCGGGTTGCCGCAGGCGGCCTACGCGGCCAGCAAGGCCGGCCTGATCGGTCTGACGCGGGACCTGGCTCAGCAGTGGGGGAGCCGAAAGGGCATTCGGGTCAACGCGATCGCGCCCGGCTTCTTCGCCTCGGAGATGACCGAGCAGTACCGCCCGGGCTACCTGGAGAGCGTCGCGCACCGGATCGTGCTGGGCCAGATGGGCGACCCGGAAGATCTCGCAGCCTCGGTGCTGTGGCTTGCCTCCGATGCCGGTGGCTACGTCACGGGACAGACGATCGCGGTCGACGGCGGCTTCACGATCAACTAG